The following are from one region of the Sandaracinus amylolyticus genome:
- a CDS encoding DUF2238 domain-containing protein yields MPRPVGLLLGWVVVCCVASLIGAADFWIWLFELALGLVAIGALALTWKRLRFTNVAYFMAGLHFFVLALGARYTYAEVPITEWLKDALDLGRNHFDRVGHFFQGLVPAVFAREVLIRASGMKRGALLFVIVSSICLAFSALYEILETLVVILFYPDSGPEWLGWQGDVWDAQWDMTCALVGSIVAQLVIGPLQDRELRS; encoded by the coding sequence ATGCCGCGACCGGTTGGGCTGCTGCTCGGGTGGGTGGTCGTCTGTTGCGTCGCTTCGCTGATCGGGGCGGCGGACTTCTGGATCTGGCTCTTCGAGCTCGCGCTCGGGCTCGTCGCGATCGGCGCGCTCGCGCTCACCTGGAAGCGGCTCAGGTTCACGAACGTCGCGTACTTCATGGCGGGCCTGCACTTCTTCGTGCTCGCGCTCGGCGCTCGCTACACGTACGCGGAAGTGCCGATCACCGAGTGGCTGAAGGACGCGCTCGATCTCGGGCGCAACCACTTCGATCGCGTCGGGCACTTCTTCCAGGGGCTCGTGCCGGCGGTGTTCGCGCGCGAGGTGTTGATCCGCGCCTCCGGCATGAAGCGCGGCGCGCTGCTCTTCGTGATCGTGTCGAGCATCTGCCTCGCGTTCAGCGCGCTCTACGAGATCCTCGAGACGCTCGTGGTGATCCTCTTCTATCCGGACAGCGGGCCCGAGTGGCTCGGCTGGCAGGGCGACGTCTGGGACGCGCAGTGGGACATGACGTGCGCGCTCGTCGGGTCGATCGTCGCGCAGCTCGTGATCGGTCCGCTCCAGGATCGAGAGCTGCGCTCTTAG